The sequence TTAATGATGCACTTAAGCAAATTGAAGATGCTACGCAAAAAACGATGGGAGCATTTGCAGGTAAATTACCATTCTAATCCTTACAACAAAAAACTGGCCATTCTCTTCAAAGAGAATGAGCCAGTTTTCTTTTTAAAAACATGCTAATGGCTATTTTCCTGATAACTGCCTAAAAAATCCCTTACATACAGAAGCCCTTTATTTTCCACCAAACAATCGCGCAAAAAAGCCTTTTTTAATGCCTTCTTGCTGGCTTTGAATTTCTTCAACTTCTGCTTTGGCTTCATCAAGTTCCAGCTTCAATTGTTCTTTGTCTTGCATAGCCGTTAATGTTAATTGCTGTTGTTGATCAATTTGCTTATCTTTTTCAGCGATTTGAACATCTTTGATACGCAGCTGTTCATCTTTAGATTCTAGCTGACTGTCTTTTGCTTTGAGCTGATCATAAAGACGGGTGATTTCTGTATTCTTCTCATCAATCAAAATTTCTAGAAATTCACGTTGTTTTGCTTCTTCACTGACAGGTTCATCTTCAAAAATAGTTTTCTTATAAATTTCTTCTA comes from Streptococcus troglodytae and encodes:
- a CDS encoding DUF536 domain-containing protein → MAIEKTVSELAEILGVSRQAVNNRVKSFPEEYVEKNDKGVTVVNRAGLIKLEEIYKKTIFEDEPVSEEAKQREFLEILIDEKNTEITRLYDQLKAKDSQLESKDEQLRIKDVQIAEKDKQIDQQQQLTLTAMQDKEQLKLELDEAKAEVEEIQSQQEGIKKGFFARLFGGK